The following coding sequences lie in one Synechococcus sp. CC9902 genomic window:
- the psbU gene encoding photosystem II complex extrinsic protein PsbU — MKRLLSWLTGALVMAGLLSSLVLPSAVYAEEDLLGKYSGSEIRNVVDDKIAEREGKVDLNNSSVRRFQQFPGMYPTMAGKIVLGGPYNNVDDVLELDLSERQKELFAKYRDNFTVTPPSIALNEGDDRINDG; from the coding sequence ATGAAGCGGCTTCTGAGCTGGCTGACCGGCGCCCTAGTAATGGCAGGTTTGTTATCAAGCCTTGTGCTCCCATCCGCTGTTTACGCGGAAGAGGACCTTCTCGGGAAATATTCGGGAAGCGAAATCCGCAACGTTGTGGATGACAAAATTGCTGAACGAGAAGGCAAGGTTGACCTCAACAACTCCTCCGTCCGCCGATTCCAGCAGTTTCCTGGGATGTATCCCACGATGGCCGGCAAAATCGTCCTGGGCGGCCCTTACAACAATGTTGACGACGTCCTGGAGCTTGACCTGAGCGAGCGTCAAAAAGAACTGTTCGCCAAGTATCGCGACAACTTCACTGTGACCCCGCCATCCATCGCCCTGAATGAAGGTGACGACAGGATTAACGACGGTTAG
- the rimO gene encoding 30S ribosomal protein S12 methylthiotransferase RimO, with protein MTSTTTQPTTQPMAKPKVAFAHLGCEKNRVDTEHMVGLLAEAGYGVSTDEEDASVVVVNTCSFIQDAREESVRTLVGLAEQGKELIIAGCLAQHFQEELLESIPEAKAIVGTGDYQHIVDVLQRVEAGERVNRVSAVPSFVGDEHLPRQRTTDQAVAYLKVAEGCDYRCAFCIIPKLRGDQRSRPIESIVAEAHQLAEQGVQELILISQITTNYGLDLYGKPKLAELLRALGEVEIPWIRVHYAYPTGLTASVVAAYRDVPNVVPYLDLPLQHSHPDVLRAMNRPWQADVNERLLNEIREQLPDAVLRTTLIVGFPGETEEHFQHLKHFLETQRFDHVGIFTFSPEDGTAAADLPNRVDPDVAQARKDALMALQQPIAAERNQRWVGKTVDVLIEQHNPQTGEMIGRCARFAPEVDGEVHVQPGDDGQQAAPGSFVPVKITGADIYDLTGHIVGARSMVAEARVKD; from the coding sequence ATGACGAGCACAACGACTCAACCCACTACTCAACCAATGGCGAAACCCAAGGTCGCCTTCGCCCACTTGGGCTGCGAAAAAAATCGTGTTGACACTGAACACATGGTGGGACTCCTTGCTGAGGCGGGCTATGGCGTCAGTACCGATGAGGAGGATGCCTCTGTTGTTGTCGTGAACACCTGCAGTTTCATTCAGGACGCAAGAGAGGAATCGGTTCGCACCCTTGTCGGGCTTGCTGAACAAGGAAAAGAATTGATTATCGCGGGCTGCTTGGCCCAGCACTTTCAGGAGGAATTGCTCGAGTCGATTCCAGAAGCGAAAGCGATTGTTGGCACCGGCGACTACCAGCACATCGTGGATGTGTTGCAGCGGGTAGAAGCAGGCGAACGGGTCAACCGCGTCAGCGCAGTTCCGAGCTTTGTTGGCGATGAACATCTGCCCCGCCAGCGCACCACAGATCAAGCCGTGGCCTATCTCAAAGTGGCTGAAGGCTGCGATTACCGCTGCGCTTTTTGCATCATTCCGAAATTAAGAGGGGACCAGCGCAGCCGACCGATCGAATCGATCGTGGCCGAAGCCCACCAACTGGCGGAGCAAGGAGTTCAAGAACTGATTCTGATCAGCCAAATCACAACCAACTACGGACTAGATCTTTACGGCAAACCCAAGTTGGCAGAGCTACTGCGGGCCCTTGGCGAAGTGGAGATTCCCTGGATTCGAGTTCACTATGCCTACCCAACAGGACTGACAGCTTCGGTTGTTGCCGCATATCGCGACGTGCCAAACGTGGTTCCTTATCTGGATTTACCTCTCCAACACAGCCACCCTGATGTGCTTCGGGCCATGAACCGCCCATGGCAAGCGGATGTGAATGAACGGCTGCTCAATGAGATCCGAGAGCAACTACCTGATGCCGTTTTACGCACCACATTGATCGTGGGATTCCCAGGTGAAACAGAAGAGCACTTCCAACACCTGAAGCACTTCTTGGAAACGCAACGCTTTGATCATGTGGGGATTTTTACGTTTTCACCAGAAGACGGAACTGCCGCAGCCGATCTTCCGAATCGCGTGGACCCTGATGTGGCTCAAGCCCGAAAAGATGCTCTTATGGCGTTGCAGCAACCCATCGCAGCAGAGCGCAACCAACGCTGGGTGGGCAAAACGGTTGACGTGTTGATCGAGCAGCACAACCCACAAACGGGCGAGATGATCGGACGCTGCGCTCGCTTTGCACCAGAAGTGGATGGCGAAGTGCATGTTCAACCTGGCGATGACGGACAACAAGCCGCACCAGGAAGTTTTGTTCCAGTCAAAATTACTGGTGCTGATATCTACGACCTAACCGGACACATCGTTGGTGCTCGCTCGATGGTGGCGGAAGCCAGAGTGAAGGATTGA
- the nadB gene encoding L-aspartate oxidase — protein sequence MAQPRPLDPIPPGPWDVVVVGAGAAGLMTCLDLPAGLRVLLLNRNTGRRSSSRWAQGGIAAVTRPEDNSSSHAEDTIHAGAGLCDGDAVRLLVDEAPHCVERLQRLGMAFDRDGPNLATTLEAAHSHKRVLHVQDQTGRALVDVLRERVEEREGLLHRRGVRVTKLTVENGSCSGVQVLDGRLLYTVQARAVVLASGGGGHLFANTTNPAQACGEGVALASQAGAAVEDLEFVQFHPTALRLDDAPCFLISEAVRGEGGVLVDDLGCSPVAHLPRGDLSPRDQVSRALVQSMKRQGVGQIWLDFSAIPREQAEARFPTILDRCSEFGLNPLEHPIPVAPAAHYWMGGVATDLQAATNLPGLFAVGEVACTGLHGANRLASNSLMECLVFAHQLKSIELGPQQTPVKRSKPDRCDLDLSSGESSTGLMARIEHLRQLCWQTAGVDRVVQGLRQALQQVQAEESWLEKQPLLQLVKDLDHAETLELGDSSRRNLNLLLDLHHRLLTSRLMLEAGLFRRESRGGHFRIDAPVALPQWQCHSRQCLQHGIRTRAVRR from the coding sequence ATGGCCCAGCCCCGTCCGCTTGATCCAATCCCTCCAGGTCCTTGGGATGTGGTGGTAGTTGGTGCAGGAGCAGCAGGCCTGATGACCTGCCTCGATCTACCGGCCGGCTTGCGTGTCTTGCTGCTGAACCGCAATACCGGACGCCGTTCCTCCAGCCGCTGGGCCCAGGGGGGCATAGCAGCGGTGACGCGGCCTGAAGACAACTCCAGTAGCCACGCCGAGGACACCATTCATGCAGGCGCTGGCCTTTGTGATGGGGATGCCGTTCGGCTTCTCGTCGATGAAGCTCCCCATTGCGTCGAGCGGCTGCAACGACTGGGAATGGCTTTTGACCGAGATGGTCCCAATCTCGCCACAACGCTTGAAGCTGCCCACAGCCATAAACGGGTTTTACACGTCCAAGACCAAACCGGACGTGCGCTGGTGGATGTGCTCCGGGAACGCGTCGAAGAACGGGAAGGCTTGCTGCATCGCCGTGGTGTTCGCGTCACCAAACTGACGGTGGAAAACGGAAGCTGCAGTGGCGTTCAAGTGCTCGATGGACGGCTGCTGTACACCGTGCAAGCGCGGGCGGTAGTACTAGCCAGTGGGGGCGGCGGACATCTCTTCGCCAACACCACCAATCCGGCCCAGGCGTGTGGTGAAGGTGTTGCCTTGGCCTCGCAAGCCGGAGCAGCCGTCGAAGACCTCGAATTTGTTCAATTTCATCCCACTGCCTTACGTCTCGACGACGCACCATGCTTCCTGATCTCTGAAGCGGTCCGCGGGGAGGGCGGTGTTCTCGTGGATGATCTCGGTTGCAGCCCAGTGGCGCACTTGCCGCGGGGAGATCTATCTCCCCGCGACCAAGTGAGTCGGGCCCTGGTGCAATCGATGAAACGGCAAGGGGTGGGACAAATCTGGCTTGACTTCAGTGCAATTCCCCGGGAACAAGCCGAAGCACGCTTCCCAACAATCCTGGACCGGTGCAGTGAATTTGGGCTCAATCCTTTGGAACATCCAATCCCCGTAGCGCCAGCCGCGCACTACTGGATGGGTGGTGTTGCCACCGATTTGCAAGCAGCAACCAACCTGCCGGGGCTCTTTGCCGTTGGTGAAGTGGCGTGCACAGGACTCCACGGCGCCAATCGCCTCGCCAGCAACTCCCTGATGGAGTGTTTGGTGTTTGCACACCAACTGAAATCGATCGAGCTGGGGCCGCAACAAACGCCGGTGAAACGATCCAAACCCGATCGCTGTGATCTGGATCTCAGTAGTGGAGAGAGCAGCACCGGGCTGATGGCAAGGATTGAACATCTGCGGCAATTGTGCTGGCAAACCGCCGGTGTCGATCGAGTTGTGCAGGGATTACGCCAGGCGCTCCAACAAGTCCAAGCAGAAGAAAGCTGGTTAGAAAAGCAACCGCTTTTGCAGCTGGTGAAGGATCTTGATCATGCAGAGACCCTTGAACTCGGAGACAGCAGCCGCAGGAATCTCAATCTGCTGCTCGACCTTCATCACCGTTTGCTAACCAGTCGCCTCATGCTGGAAGCAGGGCTGTTCCGTCGCGAGAGCCGAGGAGGCCATTTTCGAATTGATGCACCAGTGGCACTGCCTCAATGGCAGTGCCACTCACGCCAATGCCTCCAGCATGGGATCCGCACCCGAGCCGTACGGCGCTAA
- a CDS encoding vitamin K epoxide reductase family protein, which produces MGSTRLVSRRRQDPGAKWARIAMAVLATIGVIDTGSITLKRWGFLGDLTCPMGADGCDKVLNSAWGSLADGIPLSLVGLVAYGVVVLMALVPLLPGLQENKSELSRRTWWGLFMVSTGMAVFSGVLLGLMVFKIQAFCFFCVLSAALSLILLVLSVVGGGWDDPGTLIFRGVLLALAVLLGGLIWASVVDPDRPESVETGAGIAPVVTQESSPASVALADHLTAGGAVMYSAYWCPHCHDQKEMFGKEASQQLQVVECAADGQNNQADLCRSKGLEGFPSWEINGEIDSGVKSLDSLADLSGYKGDRDF; this is translated from the coding sequence ATGGGCAGCACCCGTCTCGTTAGTCGTCGTCGTCAAGACCCTGGAGCCAAGTGGGCGCGCATTGCGATGGCAGTGCTGGCCACGATCGGCGTCATTGATACGGGGTCGATCACGCTGAAGCGTTGGGGATTTCTTGGGGATCTCACCTGCCCGATGGGTGCTGACGGGTGCGACAAGGTGCTCAACAGTGCTTGGGGTTCGTTGGCTGATGGCATTCCGCTCTCGTTAGTGGGTCTCGTGGCCTATGGGGTTGTGGTGTTGATGGCCTTGGTGCCCTTGTTGCCAGGGCTGCAGGAAAACAAATCGGAGTTGTCGCGTCGCACTTGGTGGGGACTCTTCATGGTCTCCACAGGAATGGCGGTGTTCAGCGGGGTTTTGTTGGGCCTGATGGTCTTCAAGATTCAGGCATTTTGTTTTTTCTGTGTTCTCTCAGCAGCGCTGTCCCTAATTCTTTTAGTGCTCTCGGTGGTTGGTGGTGGCTGGGACGACCCTGGCACCCTGATTTTCCGGGGTGTGCTCTTGGCCCTTGCCGTGCTGTTAGGGGGATTGATTTGGGCGTCGGTGGTCGATCCAGACCGTCCTGAATCCGTTGAAACGGGTGCCGGCATCGCCCCAGTGGTGACGCAGGAGAGTTCTCCTGCGTCAGTCGCATTGGCGGACCATCTCACCGCTGGAGGTGCCGTGATGTACTCCGCCTACTGGTGTCCTCACTGCCATGACCAGAAAGAGATGTTTGGGAAGGAGGCAAGTCAGCAGTTGCAGGTTGTGGAGTGTGCTGCTGATGGCCAGAACAATCAGGCTGATTTATGTCGCAGCAAGGGGTTGGAGGGTTTCCCAAGCTGGGAAATCAATGGAGAGATTGATTCTGGTGTGAAATCGCTCGACAGCCTCGCCGACCTAAGTGGCTACAAGGGAGATCGCGACTTTTGA